From the genome of uncultured Bacteroides sp.:
ATCGTTTCAAGCAGATGCTTGATCGTGGAGAATAACGGATTCGAACCGTTGACCCCCTGCGTGCAAGGCAGGTGCTCTAGCCAGCTGAGCTAATCCCCCGTGAAATTATAAGAAGCGATTTTACTGGATGGTTAATCCATTATGCTCCTCTTTTTCGCGTAGTCCCAGGCAGAGTTGAACTGCCGACCTCTACATTATCAGTGTAGCGCTCTAACCAACTGAGCTATAGGACTGTCGTTCAAAACCTCTTACCTTTCGGCTCGGCTTCTTTCTAATCTCTTATTTTTTATATAGAATAAACAAAAACCAGTAGTACAATAAAAAGCGAACCAGATAAAAGGAATCACTCCAGAAAGGAGGTGTTCCAGCCGCACCTTCCGGTACGGCTACCTTGTTACGACTTAGCCCCAGTCACCAGTTTTACCCTAGGACGCTCCTTACGGTTACGTACTTCAGGTACCCCCGGCTCCCATGGCTTGACGGGCGGTGTGTACAAGGCCCGGGAACGTATTCACCGCGCCGTGGCTGATGCGCGATTACTAGCGAATCCAGCTTCATGGAGTCGGGTTGCAGACTCCAATCCGAACTGAGAGAGGCTTTTGGGATTAGCATCCTGTTGCCAGGTAGCGACCTTCTGTACCCCCCATTGTAACACGTGTGTAGCCCCAGACGTAAGGGCCGTGCTGATTTGACGTCATCCCCACCTTCCTCGCATCTTACGACGGCAGTCTCGATAGAGTCCTCAGCTTAACCTGTTAGTAACTATCAATAAGGGTTGCGCTCGTTATGGCACTTAAGCCGACACCTCACGGCACGAGCTGACGACAACCATGCAGCACCTTCACAGATGCCATAAAGGCTATAATGTTTCCACTATATTCATCTGCAATTTAAGCCTGGGTAAGGTTCCTCGCGTATCATCGAATTAAACCACATGTTCCTCCGCTTGTGCGGGCCCCCGTCAATTCCTTTGAGTTTCACCGTTGCCGGCGTACTCCCCAGGTGGAATACTTAATGCTTTCGCTTGGCCGCTTGCTGTATATCGCAAACAGCGAGTATTCATCGTTTACTGTGTGGACTACCAGGGTATCTAATCCTGTTTGATACCCACACTTTCGTGCCTCAGCGTCAGTTGTACCCCGGTAAGCTGCCTTCGCAATTGGAGTTCTTCGTGATATCTAAGCATTTCACCGCTACACCACGAATTCCGCCTACCTTATGTACACTCAAGAATAACAGTATCAACTGCAATTTTACGGTTGAGCCGCAAACTTTCACAACTGACTTATTATTCCGCCTACGCACCCTTTAAACCCAATAAATCCGGATAACGCTCGGATCCTCCGTATTACCGCGGCTGCTGGCACGGAGTTAGCCGATCCTTATTCATAGTATACATACAAAAAACCACACGTGGCTCACTTTATTCTACTATAAAAGAAGTTTACAATCCATAGGACCTTCATCCTTCACGCTACTTGGCTGGTTCAGGCTCTCGCCCATTGACCAATATTCCTCACTGCTGCCTCCCGTAGGAGTTTGGTCCGTGTCTCAGTACCAATGTGGGGGACCTTCCTCTCAGAACCCCTATCCATCGAAGACTTGGTGAGCCGTTACCTCACCAACTATCTAATGGAACGCATCCCCATCCATAACCAATAAATCTTTAACTTTCTCAAGATGCCTTGAAAAAGTACTATCGGGTATTAATCTTTCTTTCGAAAGGCTATCCCCGAGTTATGGGAAGGTTGGATACGTGTTACTCACCCGTGCGCCGGTCGTCAGCGGTATTGCTACCCTGCTACCCCTCGACTTGCATGTGTTAAGCCTGTAGCTAGCGTTCATCCTGAGCCAGGATCAAACTCTTCATTGTAAAAGTTTCATTTAAATTCTGTCCAGGATTCCGTTTATCTTAATTGACGGTTCGCATTTTTATTTTTACCAAGTACATGTAACAATACACGCACTTAATGCTCTTGTACTACTTGTTTCGTTTATTTATAATCTTTTCAAAGAACGATTGCTTTTTGTTACGCTTGTTTTCGTAAGCGGATGCAAAGGTAGAACTTTTAATTTTAACCTCCAAATGTTTTTGAGAATATTTTTTAAATTCTTTTTCTCTAAAACCTCGATGAATGCACCGGTTTCACTTACATTATGTCAACTGCGTAAGCTTTATCTCTCTTGCAAAGCGGGTGCAAAAGTAGACTTTTATTCCTACCAATCCAAATGTATCTAACTCTTTTTTATATCTTTTTTTGCAATGAGTAGGTAACTCGCTGAATTACAACTGTGTTACAGAACATTTTTTTTCTTCTTTGCAAGGAACTTTGGGAAAGGTTACTGCTCTATATACATTATATATTTACGTGCGCGCGTAAGGGGTGCCGAAAAGTTTTGTGATTCACATTACGCAGGAAAAGCGTTAAAGTTACTTTTCGTTAGATTCTTACGAAAAAAAATAAAATGTACGCTTTGATCTGCCACATCTACCACTAGACAGGTCTTACTAATTGTATTTCAGTTATTTAAATTGGTAGGAGATAAAAACTATCTACAAATCATCTGCCACCAAATGGTTGTATCTGCTACTAAAGTAGCAACACTATTTATTTTGAAAAGCAGGCCGGGTATTTTTCAGGATCCCACGGGAGATTTTATTTCTTCCTATTAGATATTATTTATTCTTGTACAGAACATTGTTTTCTTCTGTACAAAAGAATATATTGTTCTGTACAAAAGATTGAATTCTTTTGTACAAGAATACATAAAAATGTATAGGAGGATTTTAAAAAGGTGGCGAGTGTTTGCTAAAAGGCCGGCCAGAATTGAAATATATTAAACCGGTGGTGACTTTTTCTGGAATTGGCTTACAGATTTTGCTGTTATTACCAAGATTGGATTATTGTATTTTTGTTATACCTAAACAGACAATACAGAAAATGGAAGATAATACAATGAAATAGAGTCTGGCCATTGCAGCGATATAAAAGTGAATAGACTAAAGAAAAATAAGGAGGATGCTTCTAAAACCAATTTATATATCCATAGATGAGAGTAAAACCTCCCAAATATAAAGGGGTTGTTTTTAATGGCACACTATTGTATCCATATAAAAGTGATTAAAACCTAGATAGAACACGAAAAATATATTATAGCAAACACCCAGAAGATAGGCGTTTACTCGATTAATCTCTGGATACAACACAAAAATACACCGTGCGGTTAGTTTTTACGTACGCTTACACTCTCGTTAGAACACTAAAAAGATATATATCAGCATTCTATTGCACTTATGATATAATGAGATTAAACCCGTGGTAGCAGATAGATGCGTTTAGTGGGAGATAAAATGTATCACATTTTTATCTCCCACTAAAATAAACACTTAAAAATCAATGTTATGAGTGCAATTTAGTAGCAGGTAGCAGATGATGCTGCATTTTTTTATTATTTTTCAGGAGAAAAGTAATCCCTTACTTGTATAAGCCAATTTTCTCATATATAGATAGCCAGATACAAAGTATAAAATGTATAACCTACTTTATTCTAGTATACTTTTCAATAGTATAATTGCTTTTATCTATTTGGCCGTTCTTATCAATAGGCCAAGTTTGAATAAGAGTATCCCCTCTTATACCTAATAACATTTTTATAGTTTTACCTATATATTGTTTATTGACATGATACAGAATAGTTTCTTCATATTGATCACCATTCAATTTATAAGTACCAGCAGCATAGTTATCTTTGTAGACACTATCTTCCTTGAATCTGCCTACAGAAATAAAGTTTTTACCAGACCAAACTTTCACATCAGTTCCCGTAACATAACCTACAATTTCAAATGCTACTGTATCTGATACAATTCTTTTAAAATATTGCAGCTGCCATGCCCCTACTTCCGGATGCTTGACCTCTTTACTGCCACAACTACTAATGATTAATAAAATCATTAAGTAAAAAATATGATTAATTTTCATAACTATATGTTTAAGAAGTAAATAGATAACAATTCATTATTTTATTCTTACATATTTTTCAATATAATAATTAGCTCTGATAATTTTGCCATTTTGATCAACGGGCCATGTTTGAGTAAGAGTATCATGTTTGATTTCTAATATCATATTAAATATTTGATGTTCAGCCAGTTTATTAAAATGATATAGTACAGTTTCCTGATATTTATTATCTACTAATTTATAAGTACCTCCTCCATAAGTATCCTCAGTGACCGTATCAGGGAGAACTTTTCTACTACCTGCAAAAAAGAAGTTCTTTTCTGACCAAATCTTAATTTGGGCACCCTGAATATTGCCTGGGAATTCTGTTATAACAGAATCGGCCGCCATATGTTTAGCATAAACCAATTGCCAGGCTCCTATAGGCAAATTTCTTTTAAATGGTTTACAACTACCTATCATCAATAAAATCATTAAATAAAAAATAACTTTTATTGCTTTCATAATTTAATATTTTGTAGGTTAATAGTTTATTATACATAAAACGATCATTGAAATACTTTTAAAAGCAAACTAATTCCATTTTTTAGATTTTCTTATTTATGCTAGTTTAACCAACTATTTATTTTTAAACAAATGTTTATTATCCATTGTTTATAACAATAAATAAGCTGATATGGTTCATCAGAAATAACTCTTGAAATAACAAAAGCCAATTTAGTAATTGGGTAGTGACAAAAACCATTATTTAAATTACACAAAAAAAATAGATGAATAATTTAGAGTCTTATGTCGTTATTAAAAAGAAATAGCACCACGATAAACATTTTTTTAGTCCGCATAAACGTCCAATTTATTAAATATACAGATTTTACAAAAAGTATTATTTTATTCTCGAAAATATATAAATATATTTGCCTTAAATAAAGTTAATAACCAATTGACTAAAAACTAAACAATATGAAAGATATAGATGAATACAGACTTGGTAATCTTGTTATATTTGAAAATGAATCTACAAAAGCAATAATTGTAAAAGTAACACAAATAGAATATGTAAACAATACTATTTATTCTTTGCAAATCAACAACTGTAATTGGATTTCCAGAAAGGAAATAAAACCTGTTCAACTATTTATTGATTCATTAGTCGATTTAAAATTCTATATAAATAGTGATTACAAAAAGGATAACTTAGGCAATATTGTTAAAGTCGATTACATAGAAGATATATATCATTACTCTAAAGGAAGTTTAGAGCTCAAAATACATAAATCAGATGATACTATCTGGTATAAAAAAAAGCAGATTCACTATATCCATCAATTACAAAATTTATGTACTGATATAACAGGAGAACCTTTTACTATATCGGAATTTTATGAGAGTCACTTTACAAAATCCTTTTTTGAATACTCCAGTTTTTAATTTTTCAAAATTAATTACATTGCACCCTATGTAAACTTATTTAATTTACATTTAAGGGGATGTTGGAGCGATCATTAAAGCTTTCATTTTAAGAAAATTAGGTAAAATGTTAGATATTACAATGCCCTACTTAGCATTATAATATTAACAACAAGTATTATAATAACTTTATTTCATGACAATATAAATTCAGCTATTCCTTTTATTTCGGAACAGATAAAATAGTTGAATCTGCAATATTAATGGGATTTTTACAAATATTATAAGTTTAAATACCCTCTGACAGTTACAACTAGTTCTTATTGAAACATTTTTTAAGAAACCGGAAAAAATAAATGAACGTTAATCTATTAGAATCAATTATTTTTATTAACTTTATTTTTCGCAGCTAAATGAGACACACTATGAAAACAGCGATCGTTATTGGTGGAACTGGATTGGTGGGAGCTCAACTGGTTGATTTACTATTAAACGACCAGGATTTTGAAAAGATCAAGGTGTTTGGACGTAGATCTTTAAACATCTCTAATTCAAAACTCGAAGAGCATTTAATAAACTTCTCGAAACCTGAAGACTGGAGAGATCTGGTTAAAGGGGATGTGCTGTTTTCATGCATAGGAACTACAGTGTCAAAAGCAGAAAGTAAAGAAAAACAATATGAAGTAGACTTTACGTATCAATATAATTTCGCGAAAATCGCTTCAATGAACAGAGTTGGCGAATATGTTCTTATTTCATCTATCGGAGCCAATAGTAAATCCTTCTTTTTCTATCTTAGAATGAAAGGAGAATTAGAGCAGGCTATAAAAAAACTTTCTTTCAAAAAAATCATCATTGTAAGACCAGCTCAACTTTATGGAAACAGGCATGAAAAACGTGTGGGTGAAACAATGGGACTTGCGATAAGCAAAGCATTATGCAAAATAGGTTTATTCCATGAACATAGGCCTATTCATGCCAGAAGAGTTGCAGAAGCTATGATCGAATCTACTAGATATTACAATTCTACAACAACCATATCTTCATCGGAATTATTCGGTTTGTCTAAATTTTACAATAGAAATAAAGATATTTATTATACAAGAAACAGCTCCAGCAAATTATTTTCTTATTAATATCTTAGCTTCAAACAGTTTCTATCAGACACAATCTTATAGAAACTCCATCATCATAACAAATGAAAACAAAAAAAATAGATATAATATAACAAACAATTAAGGCTGTTCCAAAAGATACTTATACTTTAAAATATAAATATTTTTCAGAACAGCCTTTTATTTCTTATCTATTTCAACTAACTATTTTGATGTTGAGGACGAAGCAAATCATTTACAGTTTTCACTGGATTAAAAGTAGAAAGAGACACTTCTACAAAAACAGTACTCCAATCACTCATAGCCCCATTCCATAATCCTGGCAATTCTAAAGCTTTCAGATCTTTTCCATTTTTTGATTTATTTGAAATAAAACCAGTTGCAGGATCTACAAAATTAGTAAGGTCAAATTTATGTCCTTTATAATCACGAACTGAACAAACTAAATCTACAGGGTTGAAATGAGTTCCTTTCTCAAACATATCTTTTGATTTAGAATCGCTCATATCAATCTGAGAACTTTCCAATATTTGCAAAGAGACAGTTCCATCAGAGTTATATGCAAGGAAAGGACCGCCTCCTGGCTCTCCTACGTTTTTAACCATACCACAAACTCTCATCGGACGGTTTAGCTTGTTTTTCAGATAAAGAACAAGATCTGCATCTTCCAAAACTTTTGTCTCCGGATTTTTGCAGAATATTTTTTTCTGTACAAACTGTATTATTTCTCTAATTTGTTCAGCTGTATATTTGCCACTATCTAAAAGTTCTAGATACTTAAATGCTTGAGATTGCAACGCAACCAAAACGCCCGCAATAAGTTTTTTATAAAGTATCGTATCTTCTTTTAGTTTATCCGGAACAACATTATCTATATTCTTTATAAACACAATGTCAGCATCTAAATCGTTCAAATTTTCAATCAGTGCACCATGACCTCCCGGACGAAACAGCAGACTTCCATCTTCATTACGGAAAGGCTTATTATCCTTGTCTGCAGCAACGGTATCTGTACTTGGTTTCTGTTCTGAAAACGAAACACAATATTCTACATTGAAATTCTTTGAATATTTCTCTTTTTTCTCCTCAACTAATACTTCAAAAAGCTTACGATGCTCTGTTGAAACAGTAAAGTGTACATTTACCTTGCCTGATTTGCCAGAAGCATACATTGCACCTTCTGCCAAATGCTCTTCCATAGGTGTTCTTGCACCATCTATGTATTTATGAAATTGCAATAAGCCTTTTGGAAGAGAACCGTAGTTTAATCCCGTTTCGTTAAGAAGATTTGCAACAACAGCTTTATAATTACCGGAATTAATTAACGATGGGATATCTTGCTTTTCATTTTTCAAGCAGACAGCATTCAAATCTTCATAAAAAGCAAAATAAGGAATATGAGCAAAAAAATCCTTCTCAAATGTTGTAACTGGCTCATTATAATTAGCTTCCAAAAACTCAAAAAGATTCTTAAACATTCTGCTTGCAGCTCCTGATGCAGGAACAAATTTCACAATGGTTTTATCTCCTGTTATGTACTTTTCCCATGCTGAAAGATATTCCTTTTGAGTTTCTGCATCTAATTCTAGAATTCCTTTTCCTATAGATGCTGCTGAATCTAGCTTCAAGTAAGGAAATCCTTTTGCGAAGCATAAAAGTTGACTTTCTATCTGAATTTCAGAAATACCCTTTTTAGCGAGTAGCTCTTTGTCTTGATTTGTAATCATAAGTATCAAAGTATTAATTTCACTCCCAAAAGTACAAAAAGTTATTTATCATAACCCATAAAAGAAAGAAAAAAACTACTTTTACGACAGAAATTGAAAAGTTATGGAAGATACCTCATTTTTCACAGATAAAGAGATAGCAGATCTACGCTCTTTATATAGAAAATTACTGTATACGGCAGGAGACAGCATAAGCCGGGAAGATATACAGAAATTAAAGAAGCACCTTTTGGAAGCTATTCAAGCCAATTGCATGCTACGAAACAGTTTTGAAATGAACCCTATAATAAGGGATATGCAGACAGCAATAATTGTTTCGGAAGAAATTGGAATGAAAGGATCATGCCTTGTAGGGATTATGCTCCATGAAATGGTAAAAAGTAATTTTTGCACTATTGAATCTATACGTGAAATGTATGGAGAAGATGTGACAGTTATTATAAAAGGTTTAGTTAAAACCAGCGAGCTTTATGCTAAAAGTCCAGCTATTGAATCAGAAAACTTTCGTAATCTTCTGATTTCATTTGCAGAAGACATGCGGGTTATACTAATTATGATAGCCGACAGGGTGAACATTATGCGTCAGATAAAAAATTCTCCTAATGCTGAAGACCGCCTTAAAGTAGCTAATGAAGCTGCATATCTATATGCTCCACTTGCTCATAAATTAGGACTTTACAAGTTAAAATCAGAATTAGAAGATCTTTCACTCAAATATATCCGTAAAGAGACTTATTATCAGATTAAAGACAAGCTTAATGAAACCAAAGCTTCTCGTGATAAATATATCCAGACGTTTATTGAGCCTATTAAAAAGAAACTTGAAGATGCCGGACTAACCTTTGATATTAAGGGACGAACAAAATCTATTCACTCCATCTGGAATAAGATGATGAAACAAAAAACTCCTTTTGAAGGAATTTATGATTTGTTTGCTATCCGTATTATTATAGAGTCGGATTTTGATCGTGAAAAAGTAGATTGCTGGCAAGCGTATTCCATCATTACGGATATGTATCAACCTAATCCAAAACGTTTGCGCGACTGGTTATCTATACCTAAAAGTAACGGATATGAATCACTTCATATAACAGTTATGGGCCCGGAAGGCAAATGGGTTGAAGTGCAGATAAGAACTCGCCGTATGGACGATATAGCTGAACGAGGACTAGCTGCCCACTGGAAGTATAAAGGAGTTAAAGGGGAAAGTGGACTAGACGAATGGCTTTCTTCTGTACGTGAGGCTTTAGAAAATGCCGATGACGACTCTATGAAAGTGATGGATCGGTTTAAACTTGACCTTTACGAAGACGAGGTTTTTGTCTTTACCCCAAAAGGAGATTTGTTTAAACTTCCTAAAGGAGCAACTGTACTTGATTTTGCATTTCACATCCATAGTAAACTAGGATGTAAATGTATTGGTGCCAGAGTTAATGGGAAAAATGTTCAATTGAGACAAACTCTCAGCAGTGGAGATCAAGTTGAAATAACAACATCTAATACACAATTTCCAAAGCAAGACTGGCTGAATATTGTAACAACCTCAAAGGCACGTAACAAAATTCGTCAGGAATTGAAGGAGATAGCAGGCAAACAAACTGAATTTGCAAAAGAGACTCTTCAAAGAAAGTTCAAGAATCGTAAGCTTGAATATGATGAAGCTGTAATGATGCGATTAATAAAAAAGTCTGGATTCAAAACCGTTACAGACTTTTATCTTAAGATAGCCGACGAAACTCTAGACATCAACGACGTTCTCGAAAGATATAACGAAATGTTGAAGAAGGAAACAGAAAGTCATGAAGATGTTCCTTACAGAAGCGCAGAAACATATAATCTTCAAACTGTTGTTGATGAGAAAGCTGCAAAAGATGATGTATTAGTTATTGACCAAAATCTGAAGGGACTGGATTTTAAACTTGCTAAATGTTGTAATCCAATCTATGATGATGATGTATTTGGATTTGTTACTGTATCCGGAGGTATTAAAATACACCGTGCAGATTGTCCGAATGCTCCTCAGATGATGGAACGTTTCGGTTATCGCATAGTTAAAGCTCGTTGGGCCGGAAAAGCAGTAGGTAAACAATATCCTATTACTCTTAGAGTTATTGGACACGATGATATTGGAATCGTAACTAATATTTCTTCTATAATTTCAAAAGAGAAGGATATTAATCTGAGATCCATAAATGTTAGTTCACACGATGGACTTTTCTCGGGAACACTTTCCGTTACTATTGACGATACTTCCCGCCTGGATGCCCTAATTAAAAAACTTCAGGGTGTAAAGGGCGTTAAGCAAATAAGTCGTAATTAAAGTTATGGAGAATTTCAGCATAAAGAAAAGATTAAAAAGTTTCACCTATGCCTGGAAAGGCATAGGTAGCTTTCTTTTTAAAGAACATAATGCATGGATACATTCTTCTATAACCTTTGCTGTAATAATTTGCGGCATTATTTTTCAAATCAACACTTTTGAATGGATAAGTGTTATTCTTTGTATAGGTATTGTCTTTGCAGCAGAAGCATTTAATACTTCCATTGAGCGGTTGGTAAATTTAGTCTCTCCACAAGAAAACAAGATAGCAGGCGATGTAAAAGATATCGCCGCGGGTGCAGTTTTAATATGTGCTATTACAGCTGGCATAGTTGGACTTTTTATTTTTTTGCCCCATTTTATTGCTTGTTTTTGTAATATTTAGAGTTCCAGATACTCTTGCTGTTATTCTAAAAAACTCTGATCGTTTAGCAGTGCTAAATACTAACAAATACAACAATCAACCTAAACTAACAACTTATTATGAAAAAAGGATTCCCGAAATTTTTGATTTTCTTTTTAGCATTATTTTCTACCACAAGCATTCCTGTTAATGCAAAGAAAAGTGGAGAGATTGCTGATCCAAACCTTCGGCTACATTATAATAGTCCAGCTATACTATGGGAAGAAACACTGCCACTTGGCAACGGACGATTAGGCATGATGCCGGACGGAGGTATAGAAAAGGAACTTATTGTTCTCAATGATATTACGATGTGGTCGGGTTCTGAAGCTAATTATAACAATCCGGAAGCTGCAACCTATTTACCTCAAATCAGAACCTTACTATTAGAAGGGAAAAATGAAGAAGCTCAAGATGTCATGTATAAGCACTTCGTTCCTGTAAAACCCGAAAAAGGAGGCACCTATGGTAGTTATCAGATGCTGGGAAACCTTGTAATTGATTATACTTATAAGAAAGAAGCAAAAAAGAACTCGCCAGATTATAATAGGCCAGATTCTTACGAACGGGAACTAGATCTGAATAACGCTGTTGCCAAAACACACTTTTATAAAAATGGAATTGAATATATACGAGAATATTTTGTATCCAGAACAAAAGATGTAATGGTTATCAGAATAAGCGCTCCCAATGTAATTGGTGCCGTTTCGTTCAAAGCAATGCTGAACCGCCCGGAACGAGCCAAAATAAGTGCAGAAAAGAATCAATTAGTAATGGAAGGGGTATTAGACAGTGGTGTAGATGGAAAAGATGGAGTATCTTTTACTGCTAAACTCCGGGCAAAAACACACGGAGGTTCTGTTTCTGTAAAAGATGATGGGCTGGAAGTTAAGAATGCCAACAGTGTTGAATTATACATCTCTGCATGTACTGATTTTAAAATTGAAGAACAACAATATAAATCATCAGTAGATTCATTAATGAATAAAGCTTTTGCTATTTCATTCAATAAAATTAAAAACGACCATATAGCTGATTATGCATCATATTTCAATCGTGTAAAAGTAAACATTGGTAATGTTAACTCTATGACGGCAAATTACCAACATAAATTACAATTAACAACCGACGAACGTATTCGTTTATTCCAATTAGATGATGATCCTGCACTGGCAGCACTCTACATGCAATACGGACGTTACCTGTTTATCAGCAGTACGCGCCCCGGTACTCTCCCACCCAACTTGCAGGGATTATGGGCTAATACCATAAGTACTCCATGGAATGGTGATTATCATCTGAACATCAATATACAGATGAATTATTGGTTAATGGAACCAGGAAATTTATCTGATTTATACCAACCTCTTCTGAGCCTGACAAACAATCTGACAGATTCTGGCGAGAAATCAGCAAAAGCTTTCTATGGAGATAAAGCAAACGGATGGGTTGCACATATGATGACTAACGTGTGGAACTATACTGCCCCTGGCGAACATCCATCCTGGGGAGCAACCAACACTGGTGGTGCATGGCTTTGTGCTCATTTGTGGGACCATTATGAGTTTTTGGGAGATAACAAAACGGAAGATGGCCAATCTTATTTGAAACAAATTTATCCAATATTAAAAGGTGCATCAGAATTTTTCTTCTCTACCATGATTGAAGAACCAACTCATGGTTGGCTAGTTACCGCTCCCAGCTCATCACCGGAAAACAGTTTTTATACAAAAGAAGGCTCAGAACCGGTAAGCATTTGTATGGGACCTACAATGGACAACGAACTAGTTAGGGAACTTTTCTCAAATGTAATAAAAGCATCTCAAATTCTAGGATGCGATGAAGAATATCGCAAGCAGCTTAGTATTGCTTCACTTAAGCTACCTCCTTTCCAGATCAGTAAAGATGGTTATCTGATGGAATGGCTTGAAGATTATAAAGAAACAGATGTTCACCACCGTCATGTGTCACACCTTTACGGTTTACATCCCGGGAATCAAATAACACTTAGCAAAACTCCGGAACTGGCAGAGGCATGTAAAGTTACAC
Proteins encoded in this window:
- a CDS encoding NAD(P)H-binding protein, whose product is MKTAIVIGGTGLVGAQLVDLLLNDQDFEKIKVFGRRSLNISNSKLEEHLINFSKPEDWRDLVKGDVLFSCIGTTVSKAESKEKQYEVDFTYQYNFAKIASMNRVGEYVLISSIGANSKSFFFYLRMKGELEQAIKKLSFKKIIIVRPAQLYGNRHEKRVGETMGLAISKALCKIGLFHEHRPIHARRVAEAMIESTRYYNSTTTISSSELFGLSKFYNRNKDIYYTRNSSSKLFSY
- a CDS encoding DUF4301 family protein; this translates as MITNQDKELLAKKGISEIQIESQLLCFAKGFPYLKLDSAASIGKGILELDAETQKEYLSAWEKYITGDKTIVKFVPASGAASRMFKNLFEFLEANYNEPVTTFEKDFFAHIPYFAFYEDLNAVCLKNEKQDIPSLINSGNYKAVVANLLNETGLNYGSLPKGLLQFHKYIDGARTPMEEHLAEGAMYASGKSGKVNVHFTVSTEHRKLFEVLVEEKKEKYSKNFNVEYCVSFSEQKPSTDTVAADKDNKPFRNEDGSLLFRPGGHGALIENLNDLDADIVFIKNIDNVVPDKLKEDTILYKKLIAGVLVALQSQAFKYLELLDSGKYTAEQIREIIQFVQKKIFCKNPETKVLEDADLVLYLKNKLNRPMRVCGMVKNVGEPGGGPFLAYNSDGTVSLQILESSQIDMSDSKSKDMFEKGTHFNPVDLVCSVRDYKGHKFDLTNFVDPATGFISNKSKNGKDLKALELPGLWNGAMSDWSTVFVEVSLSTFNPVKTVNDLLRPQHQNS
- a CDS encoding RelA/SpoT family protein, producing MEDTSFFTDKEIADLRSLYRKLLYTAGDSISREDIQKLKKHLLEAIQANCMLRNSFEMNPIIRDMQTAIIVSEEIGMKGSCLVGIMLHEMVKSNFCTIESIREMYGEDVTVIIKGLVKTSELYAKSPAIESENFRNLLISFAEDMRVILIMIADRVNIMRQIKNSPNAEDRLKVANEAAYLYAPLAHKLGLYKLKSELEDLSLKYIRKETYYQIKDKLNETKASRDKYIQTFIEPIKKKLEDAGLTFDIKGRTKSIHSIWNKMMKQKTPFEGIYDLFAIRIIIESDFDREKVDCWQAYSIITDMYQPNPKRLRDWLSIPKSNGYESLHITVMGPEGKWVEVQIRTRRMDDIAERGLAAHWKYKGVKGESGLDEWLSSVREALENADDDSMKVMDRFKLDLYEDEVFVFTPKGDLFKLPKGATVLDFAFHIHSKLGCKCIGARVNGKNVQLRQTLSSGDQVEITTSNTQFPKQDWLNIVTTSKARNKIRQELKEIAGKQTEFAKETLQRKFKNRKLEYDEAVMMRLIKKSGFKTVTDFYLKIADETLDINDVLERYNEMLKKETESHEDVPYRSAETYNLQTVVDEKAAKDDVLVIDQNLKGLDFKLAKCCNPIYDDDVFGFVTVSGGIKIHRADCPNAPQMMERFGYRIVKARWAGKAVGKQYPITLRVIGHDDIGIVTNISSIISKEKDINLRSINVSSHDGLFSGTLSVTIDDTSRLDALIKKLQGVKGVKQISRN
- a CDS encoding diacylglycerol kinase family protein — encoded protein: MENFSIKKRLKSFTYAWKGIGSFLFKEHNAWIHSSITFAVIICGIIFQINTFEWISVILCIGIVFAAEAFNTSIERLVNLVSPQENKIAGDVKDIAAGAVLICAITAGIVGLFIFLPHFIACFCNI
- a CDS encoding glycoside hydrolase family 95 protein, with protein sequence MKKGFPKFLIFFLALFSTTSIPVNAKKSGEIADPNLRLHYNSPAILWEETLPLGNGRLGMMPDGGIEKELIVLNDITMWSGSEANYNNPEAATYLPQIRTLLLEGKNEEAQDVMYKHFVPVKPEKGGTYGSYQMLGNLVIDYTYKKEAKKNSPDYNRPDSYERELDLNNAVAKTHFYKNGIEYIREYFVSRTKDVMVIRISAPNVIGAVSFKAMLNRPERAKISAEKNQLVMEGVLDSGVDGKDGVSFTAKLRAKTHGGSVSVKDDGLEVKNANSVELYISACTDFKIEEQQYKSSVDSLMNKAFAISFNKIKNDHIADYASYFNRVKVNIGNVNSMTANYQHKLQLTTDERIRLFQLDDDPALAALYMQYGRYLFISSTRPGTLPPNLQGLWANTISTPWNGDYHLNINIQMNYWLMEPGNLSDLYQPLLSLTNNLTDSGEKSAKAFYGDKANGWVAHMMTNVWNYTAPGEHPSWGATNTGGAWLCAHLWDHYEFLGDNKTEDGQSYLKQIYPILKGASEFFFSTMIEEPTHGWLVTAPSSSPENSFYTKEGSEPVSICMGPTMDNELVRELFSNVIKASQILGCDEEYRKQLSIASLKLPPFQISKDGYLMEWLEDYKETDVHHRHVSHLYGLHPGNQITLSKTPELAEACKVTLNRRGDEATGWSRAWKMNFWSRLGDGNRAYKLFKSLLTPSYQPETPSKRGGGTFPNLFCAHPPFQIDGNFGGAAGIMEMLLQSHEGFINLLPAIPTSWDEGTFNGLKVRGGATVDVSWKNGKPTFATIKSAYGGTYKLKVPESVTTVQVKGKGINKKFSKEKFIEIPIYKGASVEVSFK